The following proteins come from a genomic window of Prionailurus viverrinus isolate Anna chromosome D1, UM_Priviv_1.0, whole genome shotgun sequence:
- the LOC125176076 gene encoding olfactory receptor 51G2-like: MAVLNNNNASSFIFILMELPGLETSYCWTAIPICSIYVVSLLGNITIMYIVKPVSSLHTPRYLFLSMLSMADLGLSASTLPSMTAVFFLGQREVGAATCFTQLFFIHTFSVIESSVLFAMAFDHHVAIRELLCYATILTTKHIGAIGLAIVIRSAALHLPLFLILGRQQFQPMNALSHSYCVHPDVLRLASSSTLVDSGFGLFVMLSTLALDAVLILLSYMLILRTVLSISSNTEGLKAFNTCISHSCAVLLFYTPLVSLSMIHHFGKKKLPSQVYTCFSPIYTFLFL, translated from the coding sequence ATGGCAGTTCTTAACAACAATAATGCCAGCAGCTTCATCTTCATACTGATGGAACTCCCAGGACTGGAGACCTCTTATTGCTGGACAGCTATTCCTATCTGCTCTATCTATGTTGTGTCTTTGCTGGGCAACATCACCATAATGTACATTGTCAAGCCTGTCTCTAGCCTCCACACACCTAGGTACCTCTTCCTGTCCATGCTTTCAATGGCAGACTTGGGCCTCTCAGCTTCTACACTGCCTTCAATGACAGCTGTCTTTTTCCTGGGCCAGAGAGAGGTGGGAGCTGCAACCTGCTTTACACAACTCTTCTTCATCCATACTTTCTCAGTTATTGAATCATCTGTGCTCTTCGCCATGGCTTTTGACCACCATGTGGCTATTCGAGAGCTTTTATGCTATGCCACCATTCTCACAACCAAGCACATTGGGGCCATTGGGCTGGCCATTGTGATACGTAGTGCTGCTCTCCATCTGCCCCTGTTCTTGATCCTTGGAAGACAGCAATTTCAGCCTATGAATGCTCTGTCTCATTCATATTGTGTTCATCCTGATGTTTTAAGGCTAGCCAGTTCTAGCACTCTTGTGGACAGTGGCTTTGGGCTCTTTGTCATGCTCTCCACACTGGCTTTGGATGCTGTACTCATTCTCCTCTCCTACATGCTAATCTTGAGGACAGTATTGAGCATTTCTTCTAACACTGAGGGGCTCAAAGCCTTTAACACCTGCATTTCCCACAGCTGTGCTGTATTACTATTTTATACCCCACTGGTCAGCCTGTCGATGATCCATCACTTTGGGAAAAAGAAGCTACCATCTCAGGTATATACATGTTTCTCTCCTATCTACACTTTCTTGTTCCTCTAA